One window of the Catharus ustulatus isolate bCatUst1 chromosome 33, bCatUst1.pri.v2, whole genome shotgun sequence genome contains the following:
- the C33H19orf53 gene encoding leydig cell tumor 10 kDa protein homolog: MAQGRPKAAAKRPKAAAAARGTRGPRKGGRTIAPKKLRVIQQQKLKKRLEVGIRMRIEQETVQRAQGSLPKKLALVTAPNKEKKAKKGRS, from the exons ATGGCTCAGGGCCGGCCCAAAGCGGCGGCCAAGCGCCCcaaagcggcggcggcggctcgcgggACCCGGGGCCCGCGTAAGGGAG GCCGCACCATCGCCCCCAAGAAGCTCCGGGTGatccagcagcagaagctgaagAAG CGCCTGGAGGTCGGGATCCGGATGCGGATCGAGCAGGAGACGGTGCAGCGAGCGCAGGGCAGCCTGCCCAAAAAGCTGGCCCTGGTCACGGCGCCcaacaaggagaaaaaagccaAGAAGGGCCGCAGCTGA
- the MRI1 gene encoding methylthioribose-1-phosphate isomerase: MALESLRYRRGSLEVLNQRLLPGQLRYERVGGVERAWGAIRDMEVRGAPAIALLGCLSLAVELAGGAGPSEDLGALEEFVGQKLGFLLTARPTAANLGREAERLRAFVRQRVETPGVTPQQLRESIIEHIEGLLEKDRRDNRSIGAHGASHILGRVPGGGPVTLLTHCNTGTLATAGYGTALGVVRALHQRGSLSRVFCTETRPYNQGSRLSALELRHDGVPVTLIADSAAAAAMRERGVQAVVVGADRVTANGDVANKIGTFQLAVAARHMGIPFYVAAPSSTCDPTLASGRLIPIEERPGTELTQLGGVLLADPEVDVWNPSFDVTPHELITGGIITEWGVFAPSELCQALAERGEQ, encoded by the exons ATGGCGCTCGAGTCGCTGCGGTACCGGCGCGGCTCCCTCGAGGTCCTGAACCAGCGGCTGCTGCCGGGGCAGCTCCGCTACGAGCGGGTGGGGGGCGTGGAGCGCGCCTGGGGGGCGATCCGCGACATGGAG GTGCGGGGGGCTCCGGCCATCgccctgctgggctgcctgaGCCTGGCCGTGGAGCTggcggggggcgcgggcccCTCCGAGGATTTGGGGGCCCTGGAGGAGTTCGTGGGGCAGAAATTGGGGTTCCTGCTCACGGCGCGCCCCACGGCCGCCAACCTGGGCCGCGAGGCCGAGCGGCTCCGGGCGTTCGTCCGGCAGCGGGTGGAGACCCCCGGGGTCACCCCCCAGCAGCTGCGGGAGAG CATCATCGAGCACATCGAGGGGCTCCTGGAGAAGGACCGGAGGGACAACCGGAGCATCGGGGCGCACGGGGCGAGTCACATCCTGGGGAGGGTCCCGGGGGGCGGCCCCGTCACCCTCCTGACCCACTGCAACACCGGGACCCTGGCGACGGCGGGCTACGGCACCGCGCTGG gtgtcgTGCGGGCGCTGCACCAGCGCGGGTCCCTGTCGCGCGTGTTCTGCACCGAGACCCGGCCCTACAACCAGGGCTCGCGGCTCTCGGCGCTGGAGCTGCGCCACGACGGCGTCCCCGTCACGCTGATCGCCGAcagcgcggccgccgcggcCATGAGGGAGCGCGGGGTGCAGG ccGTGGTGGTGGGCGCTGACCGCGTGACCGCCAACGGGGACGTGGCCAACAAGATCGGGACGTTCCAGCTGGCGGTGGCGGCGCGGCACATGGGGATCCCCTTCTACGTGGCggcccccagcagcacctgcgACCCCACGCTGGCCTCGGGACGCCTGATCCCCATCGAGGAGCGGCCGGGAACGGAGCTCACCCAGCTCGGGGGCGTCCTGCTGGCTGACCCCG aggTCGACGTGTGGAACCCGTCCTTCGACGTCACGCCGCATGAGCTCATCACGGGGGGCATCATCACGGAGTGGGGGGTCTTCGCGccctctgagctgtgccaggcgCTGGCGGAGCGGGGGGAGCAGTGA
- the YJU2B gene encoding coiled-coil domain-containing protein 130: protein MGERKGTNKYYPPDFDPAKHGSLNKYHRSHPLRERARKLSQGILVIRFEMPFNIWCDGCQNHIGMGVRYNAEKKKVGSYYTTPVYRFRMKCHLCVNYIELQTDPGNCDYVIVSGARRKEERWEPGDSGQVLPNSAEQRERLALDPMFRLEHGVSDRGVLERAAPTLTRLQEAQHAWKDDFGLNSRLRRRFREEKKTLREEEEEAAALRARAGLSIPLLREEEEDRRLAALLSLRAPDSYEEKQRLKRSEISQRSWFSPGTARSPAGALQKLGLGAARTPKAPPGPPPTPAGLGIVRRRAGEEGGGAEGHRGTPQPGGAPQDPPGAAPQPGGAPPDPPEAAPQPGGAPQDPPGAAPAPSLVADYSDSGSESP from the exons ATG GGTGAGCGCAAGGGCACCAACAAGTACTACCCGCCGGACTTCGACCCTGCCAag CATGGCTCCCTCAACAAATACCACCGCAGCCACCCCCTGCGCGAGCGCGCCCGAAAACTCTCCCAGGGCATCCTGGTCATCAG gttCGAGATGCCCTTCAACATCTGGTGCGACGGCTGCCAGAACCACATCGGGATGG GTGTCAGGTACAACGCGGAGAAGAAGAAGGTGGGGTCGTACTACACCACACCTGTGTACAG GTTCAGGATGAAGTGCCACCTGTGCGTCAACTACATCGAGCTGCAGACGGACCCCGGGAACTGCGACTACGTGATCGTCAGCGGGGCGCGGCGCAAGGAGGAGCGCTGGGAGCCGGGGGACAGCGGCCAGGTGCTGCCCAACT CCGCGGAGCAGCGGGAGCGCCTGGCGCTGGACCCCATGTTCCGCCTGGAGCACGGCGTGTCGGACCGGGGGGTCCTGGAGCGCGCCGCCCCCACGCTGACCCGGCTGCAGGAGGCCCAGCACGCCTGGAAGGACGACTTCGGCCTCAACAGCCGCCTCCGCAGGCGGTTCCGG gaggagaagaagacgctgcgggaggaggaggaggaggcggcggcgctgcgggcgCGGGCCGGGCTCAGCATCCCGCTGCTCcgcgaggaggaggaggatcgGCGCCTGGCCGCGCTGCTCAGCCTGCGAGCCCCCGACT CCTACGAGGAGAAGCAGCGGCTGAAGCGCTCCGAGATCTCCCAGCGCTCCTGGTTCTCCCCCGGCACCGCCCGATCGCCCGCGGGGGCCCTGCAGaaattgggtctgggggcggCACGAACGCCCAAAGCacccccgggcccccccccgACCCCCGCCGGGCTCGGGATCGTGCGGCGGAGAgcgggggaggagggagggggcgcGGAGGGGCACCGCGGGACCCCCCAACCTGGGggagccccccaggacccccccggggccgccccccaACCTGGGGGagcccccccggacccccccgAGGCCGCCCCCCAACCTGGGggagccccccaggacccccccggggccgcccccgccccgtcCTTGGTCGCCGACTACTCGGACTCGGGCTCCGAGAGCCCCTGa
- the LOC117009431 gene encoding uncharacterized protein LOC117009431: MESRCYEARCYGAGCQDPPRYGPRWLKPVAMETDAMNAVAMEPIAMGHPDAVHPVAMDPVAMDPVAMEPSLQCAPLLWKRVATDPRCYGAPVAMGCRKSPRCGAATRRERRREGRGRGEVSAPSPRLGQSARREERKGRGLGSAAGSGSWGAGGARERPRDGTGTEPGPNRDRTGTPGPNRDTGTDRDPGTEPGPNRDTGIEQGPRDGTGTPVLPVPVP; this comes from the exons ATGGAATCCCGTTGCTATGAAGCCCGTTGCTATGGAGCCGGTTGCCAAGACCCCCCCCGCTATGGACCCCGCTGGTTGAAGCCCGTTGCTATGGAGACGGACGCTATGAACGCTGTTGCCATGGAGCCCATCGCTATGGGGCACCCCGATGCTGTGCACCCCGTTGCTATGGACCCCGTTGCTATGGACCCCGTTGCTATGGAGCCCTCGCTGCAGTGTGCCCCGTTGCTGTGGAAACGCGTTGCTACGGACCCCCGTTGCTATGGAGCTCCCGTTGCTATGGGCTGCCGTAAGTCACCGCGCTGCGGCGCCGCCACACGTCGCGAACGCCGCcgcgaggggcggggccgcggggagGTTTCCGCCCCCTCGCCGCGGCTGGGCCAATCAGCGCGCAGGGAGGAGCGGAAGGGGCGGGGCCTGGGGAGCGCAGCCGGAAGCGGTTCGTGGGGAGCGGGGGGAGCGCGGGAGCGACCCCGGGACGGGACCGGGACGGAACCGGGACCGAACAGGGACCGAACAGGGACCCCGGGACCGAACCGGGACACCGGTACTGACAG GGACCCCGGGACGGAACCGGGACCGAACAGGGACACCGGGATCGAACAGGGACCCCGGGACGGAACAGGGACACCG GTCCTGCCCGTGCCGGTCCCGTGA